The Lepeophtheirus salmonis chromosome 13, UVic_Lsal_1.4, whole genome shotgun sequence genome segment TGAGCTGCTTTTGATCGCATATGATGATAAAATAAGGGGAAATAAACTCCAGGGCTCCAAAATTAAATGCTCTAAAATTACTACgctataaaatacaaatgaaattagaatattataatatgttgtgtatatacatattcatagaAGATAATAAATACAAGGTGGTTCatggaaatctgaacaattattaattcaataattaatgaaggttgagtgattgaaattaattgatatttcgatatattcacGCATAAggaattagttacaaaacaaaacaaatctgagctttCTAGCCTACGTACAATTCgataaaattacaattgaacgtgatcgacaaatttccgtttgcgcactccaagcagttggacgtctctGCGACCACCTTCTAGCAAGTGCAAAAAGTTGGAGAGGCCAAAATGGACTCAGAATacttaaagaaaacagctctgGCCAATCTCCTTTAGACAATGGAAGAGATCTCTGGGTatcacaccagactgtcaagagagctatcaaaaattgGGTAGAAAGAGCTTTGTGGGGGTGGACAATTTTGAGACCaggaatgaaagaaacacatcCTTTAtcctttgcaagactcttttgaactcttttttaatacttttagcCCTCTTatagccatcattgccgctaaggacagctacattaatgattaagagagctcggATCCACatctatatatagtattaattttgctgaatttctattgttaatgaataaattatatcttgttgaagtttaaaatttaaagtgttcagattttaatgggccactcaGTAAATATGGTGTATAATGTAAAGTTGAAAATGGTTTTGCCTTTTAGTGATGATTATACTATGGAAACAGATAtgaaaggaatatatatatatatatacatacatatataatattaatattatatggtaagttaatatttcattattaactCATCGGTTTATCTTAATGGCAATTAGTTATTGTATACTGTAGTTCTTTAGTCAATTTAACTTGAAAAGACTGTTCTATAAAGAGTTTTATACTCTTTATAAGATGtgaagaatattaattaatagggcaagagcaaactaaaaataatatattatccccaaggtggtgtgacagtctttAGCTTTAACGTGCaacatcaataaattaaaaagggaatTTCCTTCTTAAATTTTCACAGTGCCTTCTATgtgagtatattttatatacaatagtaTTCTCATTTAAGGAGTTTAAGTATCAATATGGTAACTCTAACAATTGGAATTATGTTTTGGACTAGAGCAGATTAGCTGTTATTACTTTTCATAAGATCAGcaacaagcagctgtgacaagggagaggaggaaataaacaaggataaacaaaggcaataattactccaatgaGCCCCACCATAAACTCCCTATTAATTACTGGACAATATCGGGTTCCCCTTGCAACATCTACAAGACATAATTTACATCCAGGGCCCTGGGACTTAAAGATGAGGCTTGCCGCCAAAGCAAAAAAAAGCGAGTTAGAGGGACATGTTTGGGAGTCCCAAAATGgtaccttctcttctttcaacaagttttgggtcttgtgGGCCTTGTGAGAAGGAGATGAGTCTTTTTGAAAGAGGAACTCGACACTATTAGCCTCAACTTTCATCCTATGTATTACTTGGTCTgacaggagttcacagtacctgtcgGCACCCACCCTCTCTTTCGGATAAAAGAAGATGGACGCATGGCACTGCCGTTGCTTCTAATGACGTTCTagatgttgtgggatctgtcaaaagttcattgtttctcatccgaataaaaaatgatttgattaccACTGGACTTCAAATCGTCCATCAATTCTCTTCTGTGGGCTGCGTGGGTGGCTTTCATTTTGTATGtaagaatatgttttttgtaGAGGCGTATGCATTCATCCTCAGAACCGTGTTTATGGCTCTGGACACTTTTGCAATTATTACTTGGTGCTTTTTGGGAAGAAAGTTAATTAGAGGCCTAGGAGAGGCCTTCGAGGAACGTTTCAGGCCTACGATGAATGTTGGAGTGCGTTTTTATAACCCCGGAAATAGTGGCTCTTCTCTTATGTGCCCCTCCTCCTTCCAGTTGTTGTAGATATCGTAGACTGTGCTTTTTGGATATCTCAGCATCTTCTTTATGTGTGCTGGGGTGTTTCCCGTGCAATATAATCcgatgatggtgttcctccgGATCTCCTCCATTGGCAATacttatattgaattaaaagttggaaaactaacttaattttaatgctgaacctctcactttaaaataaaaataaccgaGTTGAATACTTttcttattgttcaggatggTGTTAAAAATGGTCCGGATTTatctgaacgaccctgtataaTATGAATTCTTAGGAGGAATTaagcattttagcttaaaattataCTTCCTAGCCAAAGACCTACACCTAAGAACAAtcgaaattatattaaacaattacACGCTaagcaattcaaaaaataatataatccatCCATTGGTCTCCATCGAAGAAAGCTTTCATGCCTCTGAACGATTGTCTTTAAACTAGTCATATATCTAGTTGGATATGAcagtttttatttgacaatgttATGAGTAGGATTTCAGGAATCTCCACCcatcttttgtatttttaatttttgctttgttttgtttatgaATCCCATAGATTACTTATTTTAGGGGAGTTAGAAAGGGAGATCTCtgccaattcacacaacagcatcgactccttgaagaCCTCCATCATCAATTACTGGGACAAAGTATCCCTGCAGATGTggtcaaggcctgcaaatcctttaggtcTCGTATCGAGTGAATGATTTACGAAGATGGTGGCCacattaaatgattgttttcttttatattattagaacttgaaaataaaatttcaaacctctacttgcttcccATATTGATCAGGATTGAGGTAAAGTTGGTCCGGTTTTTCCCGAACGACCttgtattactttatattttggaaatatctGCTTATATATTctcactcctcaggaattaaataataattatatcagcataggaaaagaaaattcaatcttcAGGTAACCAACTTCAAAAATCggataaactaaaaaatattatcgatTTTCCTCACTAACTATGATTGTTATGATTATCACTGCTTATAACTCTACAAAAAGTACTCCTAGGGGGGTTAAATATAATCCTCTGTTACTTACTTGAGCATTTATCTTTCCCAAAGACTTAATATCttctaattatcatattttgggTCCATCTTTTGCCCACAAAGGGTGGCGCCAGCATTTTAAGAGGCGAATAAGTATCTTTAGCGatcatatttttgtgaaaagtctCATTTAAGAAGTCATAATATATACAACCCCCTTTGGCTCTGCACGTACTCtgaagttttataattatggaAGATGGTGCAGAGATTCTGATCTAGCGAACAAATAACCTTATAAACAATTAGAGCCACCTTTTGGTTTAAGTATGTCAACGGCGTCAACACATTTGAACACCAGTATTTAATTTAGAGAGCTGTATAAGGCTTATATATATCAACACATAATCACATTTTGTATTAGGtataaagaattataatattaatattgttatggATCGTGTAGGAATTCAGTCATTGTATTTTCTagcaaattttattgttttacacactataaaaatataaaattaaatggcaggaaaggaaatataaaaaaagtagttggATCCACAGTAAACAAAGATTATAATTAAGGATTTTCTCTCACTGAGGGATCCAGATGTTCAAATAAAATCGCATTTTGATGTGGAGGGAAGAAAGTCTTTTTGCCTTTCTTGGTGAGGCCATTCTTCTTGATGGCTAGGTACCATCCACTGTGTGCCCAGCGATGggataaatattcaaagaatcGTTCCTTagataaaaagataataataggAGAATGAGTGATctacataaaatagaaatataataaccgatggtccattgaaatctgtactgatttaataactaatgaaggttgagtaattgaaattaattcatatattgttatatcattaaagcataaacaattagttacaaaacaaaataaacctgagctctctaccttatgtaaaagtcgagaaaatcaCAATCAAACGTGatggacgaatttccattcgcacattCCAAGGAGTTGAACTTTTCTAGGACCACCGCTTACGCTCTCAgaaagtccgaaacgttggagaggaaaaaagGTTTTGTCAGACAaaccaaactggatccggaggagttaaagaaaacagtccaggtcaatcccctcaagtccatgaggggcaatgcaagagatctcgggatttcacagcAGACAGTCctgagagctataaaaaagtgccTGGAAAGAGCCtcgtgagggtggagaggccacttttgacacaaagcaatgaaagaaacccatctcctccgttataagactcttttgagttattttttgacactttttgacACCCTACAGCCCTGGTGCGGAACCCTTATACTATACCTTTTTTATTGCATGTCGAGGGGACGGACTGCAGTGTACGTCATCCAAACTCtgaggtcctcaaagccactgtcagtcaacactgggacgccatgacagatgactaaTCTGCAATAGATGCCGGGCCTTTCACCACCACccagaagccatcattgccgatAAGGGCGGATACATTAATGagtaagagagctcagacacacatccattttgagtattcattttgttgtaattatattgttaattaataaattatttcaaattaaagttttaatttcaaagtgTTGAGATTTTAATGACCACTCGGTATGTAGTTAGTTACATGGCTGTGTTGAATGAAGAGTGTATCTGGATTGGAGGAGTCCTTGTGCCCGTATAAATTTCCATCCCTACCCATTGCTATATAGGAGTCATTTTCTATGCAATGAATACGAAATACTCCCTCATCATTTCCTGGAAGGAGTTCGAATATTGAGCATTCGTCATTTGTATCCCTTGTACCTTCAATGAAGATTGTTCTTTCATAAAGAATGAATAATACACATACATAAAGGATACGAACCTGTGACTTTGAGATCCTTCAAACGGAGTAGATATCCATGTTGATTCCTCAATTGTATTGCAGGAATGGATTTTGGATATGGATCCCGATAAGTAAAAAGAATGGCTTTTTGAGGCCATGGATATGAAGTTAGCTCTCCTCTCTTTGGACTACCAGACTGTTTTAAAGCTAAATACCATCCCATATGTGCATAtttcttacttaaaaaaaagatgtatacatatatatattactacgcgtacatatatgtatattctatcaGCCcgggtaataaataaaa includes the following:
- the LOC121128130 gene encoding uncharacterized protein, coding for MAPCCRDCFEWLVSFAINVDNHDSYGSQNSTNKEEQEEESSGGFENILKGYTGEIKPLSMFKKQLFNRHGYNLAVFPGGIVKGVREAFNPHAVLHILTVGIGEIIIQGLESGTFIAMDSTGKVYGEEDPRDDRVRFMEHVHGNYVTYLNKKYAHMGWYLALKQSGSPKRGELTSYPWPQKAILFTYRDPYPKSIPAIQLRNQHGYLLRLKDLKVTGTRDTNDECSIFELLPGNDEGVFRIHCIENDSYIAMGRDGNLYGHKDSSNPDTLFIQHSHERFFEYLSHRWAHSGWYLAIKKNGLTKKGKKTFFPPHQNAILFEHLDPSVRENP